The proteins below are encoded in one region of Hordeum vulgare subsp. vulgare chromosome 3H, MorexV3_pseudomolecules_assembly, whole genome shotgun sequence:
- the LOC123442835 gene encoding alpha-ketoglutarate-dependent dioxygenase alkB homolog 6 translates to MEEKASQKAAGEENPSPSPGLCLRIPGDYAVGSIPTVLYVPDFISQAEQAQLLHHIYQAPAPKWKVLKNRRLQNWGGVVHEKGLLPQALPPWLTKITDRICQWTGLFPSAINHVLINEYHPNQGIMPHQDGPAYFPVVAIISLASPVVLDFTPHGKLRGLEHTNVQNIQADELQESNGSYKVEGTKEAGPASSSLLLMHCSLLIFKDQAYTDFLHGIQDNELHNLDKVANILQCPQFKHLSHDYSPGKADSSASSDPSVTFRRTTTRVSLTCRLVLNVHSKLFKF, encoded by the exons ATGGAGGAAAAGGCGAGCCAGAAAGCGGCGGGGGAGGAGAACCCCTCGCCGTCGCCGGGGCTGTGCCTGAGGATCCCCGGGGACTACGCCGTCGGCTCCATCCCCACGGTGCTATACGTCCCCGACTTCATCTCCCAGGCCGAGCAGGCCCAGCTCCTCCACCAT ATATACCAAGCGCCGGCGCCCAAGTGGAAGGTTTTGAAGAACCGGCGGCTCCAGAACTGGG GAGGAGTGGTGCACGAGAAGGGGCTGCTGCCGCAGGCAT TACCTCCATGGCTTACAAAGATAACTGACAGAATCTGCCAGTGGACTGGTTTATTTCCTTCAGCTATCAATCATGTTCTGATTAATGAGTATCATCCTAATCAAGGGATCATG CCACACCAAGATGGTCCTGCCTATTTTCCTGTTGTCGCTATCATATCCCTTGCTTCACCAGTTGTGCTTGATTTCACACCCCATGGAAAGCTCAGAGGGCTCGAACATACAAATGTCCAGAATATACAAGCTGATGAGCTGCAGGAGAGTAATGGTTCCTATAAGGTTGAAGGCACGAAGGAAGCTGGTCCTGCTTCTTCGTCACTTCTACTAATGCACTGCAGCCTGTTAATATTCAAAGATCAGGCTTATACAG ACTTCCTACATGGTATACAAGACAATGAGCTGCATAACCTAGACAAG GTTGCAAATATCTTGCAGTGCCCACAATTCAAGCATCTAAGCCATGATTACAGCCCAGGCAAAGCAGATAGCAGTGCTAGCTCTGATCCAAGTGTCACGTTCCGCAGGACCACGACAAGAGTCTCGTTGACGTGCCGGCTAGTGTTGAATGTACACAGTAAGCTGTTCAAGTTCTAG
- the LOC123442838 gene encoding uncharacterized protein LOC123442838 isoform X1: MKRQVQGISSGMHRYTHRCESGVNIHDVFVERSALRVLFSYVGAMCLLANVCRAFLSKESLCLGSFWSVPFSAIVAKFLQYKPVKKESLVIMPAFGIQLEPHFWSGRVHRKFMPIGKILKPVLNECVTPVTCYWSLALLLRDEDETMLVFQPCRRRRRHHHHHHEELFETSVAWAGADKPRGNIAGTLCFICIPSFHQKPKLNISNGSYRMVCDSSSSSCGVTDGEGKRIRPTHTGLVTVDAGPEYASAMMALSVSAMQWVTPA, translated from the exons ATGAAGCGGCAAGTGCAGGGGATTTCGAGTGGCATGCACAGATACACGCACCGCTGCGAGAGTGGAGTTAATATTCATGATGTCTTTGTCGAGAGGAGCGCGCTCCGGGTGCTGTTTTCATATGTCGGTGCCATGTGTCTTCTTGCGAATGTTTGCCGTGCCTTCTTGTCAAAG GAGAGTTTATGCCTTGGTTCCTTTTGGAGTGTTCCATTTTCTGCTATCGTTGCTAAATTCTTGCAATACAAGCCTGTGAAGAAAG AGTCATTGGTGATCATGCCAGCTTTTGGTATTCAGCTAGAACCACATTTTTGGAG TGGACGAGTACATCGCAAGTTCatgcccatcggcaagatcctaAAGCCGGTGCTAAATGAGTGTGTGACCCCTGTTACATGCTACTGGAGCTTGGCATTGCTTCTACGCGATGAAGACGAGACCATGCTTGTTTTTCAG CcatgccgccgccgtcgtcgtcatcatcatcatcatcacgagGAACTCTTTGAGACGAGTGTTGCATGGGCTGGAGCAGACAAGCCACGAGGTAATATCGCAGGCACCCTGTGTTTCATTTGCATCCCCAGCTTTCATCAGAAACCTAAACTAAACATTAGCAATGGATCCTATCGTATGGTgtgtgattcttcttcttcttcttgtggtgtcacCGACGGAGAAGGCAAGCGGATCCGACCGACACACACGGGTCTGGTCACTGTCGACGCGGGGCCTGAGTATGCGAGCGCAATGATGGCCTTGTCTGTCTCTGCGATGCAATGGGTGACACCTGCGTAG
- the LOC123442839 gene encoding probable staphylococcal-like nuclease CAN1, with protein sequence MPAANPAAHLHLAAELNSFPFPRPRSSSLPFLVRRAGIPSETALVRGRAHCHPPRRSTHDHHLHSLQIPGRIHPPPPTTTTRRLVLLLLLLLLGAMGNSIYRFLCGVCTDLSDAAFQPHGAHASVAALGRDILQFQRTSQVPDGLARHVVSSANAQANWYKKLQVAWKKARPAPTTPEEAGRLVVLTLKNHQKADVDGLLAFYGLPHPNEAGSAPPPPAAAGHHSPPAQHGAPAHKPQGVKFELHTLPVDAKAVADGDTVTVYVDTSDAPSEIKKAAADRTKARAARNYPTADALQKTIADAGYRMVPNAKGVEVLAKKYRIRLSGIDAPESAMPYGKEAKEALLKLVEGKCLTVHVYNTDRYGRSVGDLHVGGVFVQEQMLKKGFAWHYTAYDKRPELAKWQSQAQAARKGLWASSKPQEPWEYRKAKRNGNA encoded by the exons ATGCCCGCAGCCAATCCCGCGGCCCACCTCCACTTGGCAGCAGAGCTCAACAGCTTCCCCTTCCCCCGTCCCCGCTCCTCCAGCCTTCCCTTCCTCGTGAGGCGAGCCGGGATCCCTTCCGAAACGGCTCTGGTGAGAGGACGCGCACACTGTCATCCGCCCCGCAGATCCACGCACGACCACCACCTCCATTCTTTACAGATCCCGGGGCGGATTCAcccgccgccgcccacgaccaccacccgccgcctcgtcctcctcctcctgctcctcctcctaggGGCCATGGGGAACAGCATATACAGGTTCCTCTGCGGCGTCTGCACCGACCTCTCCGACGCCGCCTTCCAGCCGCACGGCGCGCACGCCTCCGTCGCCGCGCTCGGCCGCGACATCCTCCAGTTCCAGCGCACCAGCCAGGTTCCCGACGGCCTCGCCCGCCACGTCGTCTCCTCCGCCAACGCCCAGGCCAACTG GTACAAGAAGCTGCAAGTGGCATGGAAGAAGGCGAGGCCGGCCCCGACGACGCCGGAGGAGGCCGGCCGCCTCGTGGTGCTGACGCTCAAGAACCACCAGAAGGCGGACGTCGACGGCCTCCTCGCCTTCTACGGCCTCCCGCACCCCAACGAGGCGGGATCAGCGCCGccaccgccggccgccgccggTCACCACTCTCCTCCGGCGCAGCACGGCGCTCCCGCGCACAAGCCCCAGGGCGTCAAGTTCGAGCTGCACACGCTCCCGGTGGACGCCAAGGCGGTGGCGGACGGCGACACGGTGACGGTGTACGTGGACACGTCGGACGCCCCCAGCGAGATCAAGAAGGCCGCGGCGGACCGCACCAAGGCGCGCGCCGCCAGGAACTACCCCACGGCCGACGCGCTCCAGAAGACCATCGCCGACGCCGGGTACAGGATGGTCCCCAACGCCAAGGGCGTCGAGGTGCTCGCCAAGAAGTACAGGATCAGGCTGAG TGGGATCGACGCGCCGGAGAGCGCGATGCCGTACGGGAAGGAGGCCAAGGAGGCGCTGCTGAAGCTGGTGGAGGGCAAGTGCCTGACGGTGCACGTCTACAACACCGACCGCTACGGCAGGTCCGTCGGGGATCTCCACGTCGGCGGGGTCTTCGTGCAG GAGCAAATGCTGAAGAAAGGATTCGCGTGGCACTACACCGCCTACGACAAACGCCCGGAGCTTGCCAAG TGGCAGAGCCAGGCGCAGGCCGCCCGGAAAGGCCTGTGGGCGTCGTCCAAGCCGCAGGAGCCGTGGGAGTACAGGAAGGCCAAGCGCAACGGCAACGCGTGA
- the LOC123442838 gene encoding uncharacterized protein LOC123442838 isoform X4 — MKRQVQGISSGMHRYTHRCESGVNIHDVFVERSALRVLFSYVGAMCLLANVCRAFLSKESLCLGSFWSVPFSAIVAKFLQYKPVKKESLVIMPAFGIQLEPHFWSGRVHRKFMPIGKILKPVLNECVTPVTCYWSLALLLRDEDETMLVFQFAETPSTRQTVAPNLEGSVRIHKLRQHQSLPSSSTG, encoded by the exons ATGAAGCGGCAAGTGCAGGGGATTTCGAGTGGCATGCACAGATACACGCACCGCTGCGAGAGTGGAGTTAATATTCATGATGTCTTTGTCGAGAGGAGCGCGCTCCGGGTGCTGTTTTCATATGTCGGTGCCATGTGTCTTCTTGCGAATGTTTGCCGTGCCTTCTTGTCAAAG GAGAGTTTATGCCTTGGTTCCTTTTGGAGTGTTCCATTTTCTGCTATCGTTGCTAAATTCTTGCAATACAAGCCTGTGAAGAAAG AGTCATTGGTGATCATGCCAGCTTTTGGTATTCAGCTAGAACCACATTTTTGGAG TGGACGAGTACATCGCAAGTTCatgcccatcggcaagatcctaAAGCCGGTGCTAAATGAGTGTGTGACCCCTGTTACATGCTACTGGAGCTTGGCATTGCTTCTACGCGATGAAGACGAGACCATGCTTGTTTTTCAG TTTGCAGAAACTCCATCCACCCGTCAAACTGTTGCTCCCAATCTGGAAGGCTCTGTGCGCATTCACAAACTCCGGCAGCATCAGTCCTTACCTAGTTCTTCGACAGGATGA
- the LOC123442837 gene encoding probable staphylococcal-like nuclease CAN1: MYASHTRRLRRHRGAPAHGGAARKRAPASLLCFVGAILLVASSRHNALPKVPFLGSFWRDSSAPGAYYTPTPRPHPHGVKYELHTLPVDAKAVADGDTITVYVDADDHREPGNVPRGVREAAAERTKARAAKNHEKAVTLQKIIVDAGYRQVPDLTGEQVLAKKYRVRLRGIDAPENSMRYGREAKEELVKLVQGRTLKISIYDTDRYGRLVADVDCNGIFVQEHMLKKGLTWHYSAYDQRPELAEWEKQARASGLGLWALPNPEKPWEWRKEKRMRKW; this comes from the exons ATGTACGCCTCTCACACTCGCAGGCTTCGCCGCCACAGGGGAGCCCCTGCCCACGGCGGCGCCGCCAGGAAGCGCGCGCCGGCGTCGCTGCTGTGCTTCGTCGGCGCCATCCTCCTCGTCGCGAGCTCTCGCCACAACGCGCTCCCCAAG GTGCCGTTCCTGGGCTCCTTTTGGAGGGATTCATCGGCACCTGGTGCTTATTACACTCCCACGCCCAGGCCTCACCCTCACGGTGTGAAGTATGAGCTGCACACGCTCCCT GTGGATGCCAAGGCCGTGGCAGACGGTGACACAATCACAGTGTATGTTGACGCGGATGACCATCGTGAGCCCGGCAACGTGCCCCGTGGAGTCCGGGAAGCTGCGGCGGAGCGAACCAAGGCGCGGGCGGCCAAGAACCATGAGAAGGCTGTCACGCTACAGAAGATTATAGTGGATGCTGGATATAG GCAAGTTCCTGACCTGACAGGGGAACAGGTTCTCGCAAAGAAGTACCGGGTCAGGCTAAG AGGGATTGATGCGCCGGAGAACTCGATGCGTTATGGTAGAGAGGCGAAAGAGGAGCTAGTGAAGCTGGTGCAGGGAAGAACGTTAAAGATTTCCATATATGATACTGACCGGTATGGTCGATTAGTTGCAGATGTTGACTGCAATGGGATCTTCGTGCAG GAACACATGTTGAAGAAAGGCCTCACATGGCACTACTCTGCATACGATCAACGGCCTGAGCTCGCTGAG TGGGAGAAGCAGGCGCGGGCGAGCGGGCTGGGCCTGTGGGCACTGCCCAACCCCGAGAAGCCATGGGAATGGAGGAAGGAGAAGCGCATGAGAAAATGGTGA
- the LOC123442838 gene encoding uncharacterized protein LOC123442838 isoform X2 — translation MKRQVQGISSGMHRYTHRCESGVNIHDVFVERSALRVLFSYVGAMCLLANVCRAFLSKESLCLGSFWSVPFSAIVAKFLQYKPVKKESLVIMPAFGIQLEPHFWSGRVHRKFMPIGKILKPVLNECVTPVTCYWSLALLLRDEDETMLVFQPCRRRRRHHHHHHEELFETSVAWAGADKPRGKRIRPTHTGLVTVDAGPEYASAMMALSVSAMQWVTPA, via the exons ATGAAGCGGCAAGTGCAGGGGATTTCGAGTGGCATGCACAGATACACGCACCGCTGCGAGAGTGGAGTTAATATTCATGATGTCTTTGTCGAGAGGAGCGCGCTCCGGGTGCTGTTTTCATATGTCGGTGCCATGTGTCTTCTTGCGAATGTTTGCCGTGCCTTCTTGTCAAAG GAGAGTTTATGCCTTGGTTCCTTTTGGAGTGTTCCATTTTCTGCTATCGTTGCTAAATTCTTGCAATACAAGCCTGTGAAGAAAG AGTCATTGGTGATCATGCCAGCTTTTGGTATTCAGCTAGAACCACATTTTTGGAG TGGACGAGTACATCGCAAGTTCatgcccatcggcaagatcctaAAGCCGGTGCTAAATGAGTGTGTGACCCCTGTTACATGCTACTGGAGCTTGGCATTGCTTCTACGCGATGAAGACGAGACCATGCTTGTTTTTCAG CcatgccgccgccgtcgtcgtcatcatcatcatcatcacgagGAACTCTTTGAGACGAGTGTTGCATGGGCTGGAGCAGACAAGCCACGAG GCAAGCGGATCCGACCGACACACACGGGTCTGGTCACTGTCGACGCGGGGCCTGAGTATGCGAGCGCAATGATGGCCTTGTCTGTCTCTGCGATGCAATGGGTGACACCTGCGTAG
- the LOC123442838 gene encoding uncharacterized protein LOC123442838 isoform X3 has protein sequence MKRQVQGISSGMHRYTHRCESGVNIHDVFVERSALRVLFSYVGAMCLLANVCRAFLSKESLCLGSFWSVPFSAIVAKFLQYKPVKKESLVIMPAFGIQLEPHFWSGRVHRKFMPIGKILKPVLNECVTPVTCYWSLALLLRDEDETMLVFQKLHPPVKLLLPIWKALCAFTNSGSISPYLVLRQDDSHKHVDQDGAVDS, from the exons ATGAAGCGGCAAGTGCAGGGGATTTCGAGTGGCATGCACAGATACACGCACCGCTGCGAGAGTGGAGTTAATATTCATGATGTCTTTGTCGAGAGGAGCGCGCTCCGGGTGCTGTTTTCATATGTCGGTGCCATGTGTCTTCTTGCGAATGTTTGCCGTGCCTTCTTGTCAAAG GAGAGTTTATGCCTTGGTTCCTTTTGGAGTGTTCCATTTTCTGCTATCGTTGCTAAATTCTTGCAATACAAGCCTGTGAAGAAAG AGTCATTGGTGATCATGCCAGCTTTTGGTATTCAGCTAGAACCACATTTTTGGAG TGGACGAGTACATCGCAAGTTCatgcccatcggcaagatcctaAAGCCGGTGCTAAATGAGTGTGTGACCCCTGTTACATGCTACTGGAGCTTGGCATTGCTTCTACGCGATGAAGACGAGACCATGCTTGTTTTTCAG AAACTCCATCCACCCGTCAAACTGTTGCTCCCAATCTGGAAGGCTCTGTGCGCATTCACAAACTCCGGCAGCATCAGTCCTTACCTAGTTCTTCGACAGGATGATTCGCATAAGCATGTTGATCAAGATGGTGCCGTGGACTCCTGA